One Rhinopithecus roxellana isolate Shanxi Qingling chromosome 7, ASM756505v1, whole genome shotgun sequence DNA segment encodes these proteins:
- the LOC115898795 gene encoding melanoma-associated antigen 9, translating into MSFEQRSPHCKPDEDPEAQREDLGLMGAQDPTGEEQEATSSSDEEEEATSSSDEEEEVSAAGSSSPPQSPQGGSSSSTSVYYTLWSQFDESSSSQEEEGPSTSVDLAHLEFMFQEVLKLKVAELVRFLLHKYRVKEPVTKAEMLESVIKNYKHYFPVIFGKASEFMQLIFGTEVKEVDPAGPSYILVTALGLSCDSMLGNDHSMPKAALLIIILGVILTKDNCAPEEVIWEALSVMGVYVGMEHVFYGEPRKLLTQDWVQENYLEYRQVPGSDPAHYEFLWGSKAHAETSYEKVVNYLGMVNAREPICYPSLYEEAFGGEQEGV; encoded by the coding sequence ATGTCTTTTGAGCAGAGGAGTCCGCACTGCAAGCCTGATGAAGACCCTGAAGCCCAAAGAGAGGACTTGGGCCTGATGGGTGCACAGGATCCCACAGGCGAGGAGCAGGAGGCTACCTCCTCCtctgatgaggaggaggaggctacCTCCTCCtctgatgaggaggaggaggtgtcCGCTGCTGGGTCATCAAGTCCTCCCCAGAGTCCTCAGGGAggctcttcctcctccacttccGTCTACTACACTTTATGGAGCCAATTCGATGAGAGCTCCAGCAGTCAAGAAGAGGAAGGGCCAAGCACCTCGGTCGACCTAGCTCACCTGGAGTTCATGTTCCAAGAAGTACTGAAATTGAAGGTGGCTGAGTTGGTTCGTTTCCTGCTCCACAAATATCGCGTCAAGGAGCCTGTCACAAAGGCAGAAATGCTGGAGAGTGTCATCAAAAATTACAAGCACTACTTTCCTGTAATCTTCGGCAAAGCCTCCGAGTTCATGCAGCTGATCTTTGGCACTGAGGTGAAGGAGGTGGACCCCGCCGGCCCCTCCTACATCCTTGTCACTGCTCTTGGCCTCTCATGCGATAGCATGCTGGGTAATGATCATAGCATGCCCAAGGCTGCCCTCCTGATCATTATCCTGGGTGTGATCTTAACCAAAGACAACTGCGCCCCCGAAGAGGTTATCTGGGAAGCGTTGAGTGTGATGGGGGTGTATGTTGGGATGGAGCACGTTTTCTATGGGGAGCCCAGGAAGCTGCTCACCCAAGATTGGGTGCAGGAAAACTACCTGGAGTACCGGCAGGTGCCCGGCAGTGATCCTGCGCACTATGAGTTCCTGTGGGGTTCAAAGGCCCACGCTGAAACCAGCTATGAGAAGGTCGtaaattatttgggcatggtcAATGCAAGAGAGCCCATTTGCTACCCATCCCTTTATGAAGAGGCTTTCGGAGGGGAACAAGAGGGAGTCTGA